In Vibrio chagasii, the sequence ACGACATCATCTACCTTGATGGTAAAGAGAACCCATACCAATGCTCACTCTCACAGGATTGTAAGTTGGGGTCAGCGCTGATTATCCCACTGCGTGCTGGTAACGAAGTCGTCGGTACCATCAAGCTGTATGAGCCTAAACTGAAGCTGTTTTCAACCATCAATATGTCGATGGCTGAAGGTATTGCTCAGCTGTTATCGAGTCAAATCCTGTTCAGCAACTACCAGCAACAGCAAACCCTGCTCACTCAAGCTGAAATCAAACTGCTGCACGCACAGGTCAACCCGCACTTCTTGTTTAACGCACTCAACACCATCAGTGCCGTAACACGTCGTGACCCAGATAAAGCACGTGAGCTCATTCAGCACCTATCTCACTTTTTCAGAAGTAACCTTAAGCAGAATATCAATACCGTGAAGCTTAAAGACGAGCTCGCGCACGTTAACGCGTACCTGACGATCGAAAAGGCACGCTTTACTGACCGCTTAGAAATTGAGTGGGACATAGACCCACAACTGTTTGAGTCACAACTGCCAAGCTTTACCCTGCAACCTCTGGTTGAAAATGCCATTAAACATGGGATTTCAAACATGCTGGAAGGCGGCAAAGTGAAGATCTATAGCGAAGCTTTCCAAGGTGGATTTAAACTGATCGTTGAGGACAATGCTGGTAACTACCAAAAGCCATCTCAAGATCATGTTGGATTAGGGATGGAAATTGTTGATAAACGACTCACTAATTTCTTTGGACAAGACTCAGCACTAAAAATAGAATCTCAACCACAGCAATTTACTCGAATGAGCTTTATCATACCTATACTAAAATAAAGGTGTTTTCGTAGATAATCGCTTCTCAGTAGTGACATTTAGAAGCAAACATTTAAAAGATAAGCGGAATAAGCAGGGACAGAACAAAAATGAAGATTGCAGGATGTTAAAAGCACTCGTTATCGATGATGAGCTTTTTGCTCGCGAAGAGCTGATTGAATTACTGACTGAAACGGGAGAAGTGGAAGTCATCGGTCAAGCAAGCAACGCGATCGAAGGACTTAAACAGATCAACCTTCTTAAACCCGACGTGGTGTATCTAGATATTCAGATGCCTCAAGTTACGGGGATTGAGCTGTTGAGTATGCTTGATCCAGATACCATGCCTTACGTGGTGTTTGTGACTGCTTACGACCAATATGCAATTCAAGCCTTTGAAGATAACGCCTTTGATTACCTGCTTAAACCCGTTGAGCCCTGCCGACTCAATAAAAGTGTCTCTCGACTGAACAAAGTCGTTAAGCAGAACCAAAAAGCACCAGAGCAAAATGTCGCTTCCATTGCCCCTTCCCGCTTAGAGCAGATTCCGTGTATTGGTCACAACCGCATTGTGATCATGGCGAGCCAAAGTGTCGAGTGTGCCTATTCTGATATCAGCGGCGTGCATGTTCGCTGTTCATCGCAAACGGCCACTTCACAGCTGACGCTAAAGATCTTAGAAGAGAAGACCGATTTGATCCGCTGTCACCGACAATATTTGATCAACATAAAGTCGATCCAAGAGATCAAACTACTAGAGAATGGATTAGCGGAGATCCTCACGCTTACCGGCTTTGAAGTGCCTGTGAGTCGTCGCTATCTCAAGACACTAAAAGAACAACTCGGTATCCAATAGCCTATCAAAGCGCACGATCAAAAAAGCCAACGTATCAACGTTGGCTTTTTTACTACTTGCGAATCGGCTGTATAACGAATCGTTAATGTCACAAATCGATAGAGATTAATCGACTTGTTTAATCTGTAGCTCTTTTGGTACTTCGAAGAACATGTTCTCTTCACGACCTTGAATCTCTTCAACGTCAGTAGCACCAAGCTCGCGAATACGATCTAAGATTTGATTTACCAGCTCTTCAGGAGCAGATGCACCAGCCGTTACACCGATTTTCTTCTTGCCTTCAACCCATTCTGTTTGAATGTCTTCAGGACAATCCGTTAGGTAGCCAGGTGTGCCTAATTTCTCAGCCAACTCTTTCAAGCGTGTTGAATTCGATGAGTTCTTAGAACCAACCACAATCACAACGTCAACGTCATTTGCCATTTCACGCACGGCGTCTTGACGGTTTTGAGTCGCGTAACAGATGTCGTCTTTACGAGGGCCTTGGATCTCAGGGAATACGCGACGTAGCTCTTCGATTACGTCAGCTGTCTCATCAACAGATAGCGTCGTTTGGCTCACGTAGTGCAGGTTAGTTGGATCGTTTACCACTAGGTTTTGCACGTCCTCTGGTTTCTCAACCAAGTACATACCACCCGTTTGGCTCGCGTATTGACCCATAGTACCTTCAACTTCAGGGTGACCTGCGTGACCAATCAGCACCACTTCCATATGTTTACGGCTCGCACGCGCAACCTCCATATGGACTTTAGTTACTAAAGGACACGTTGCATCGAATACCGTTAGCTCGCGCTCTTTCGCTTCTTTACGAACCGCTTGAGACACGCCGTGAGCAGAGAAGATCACGATGTTATCGTCTGGCACTTCGCTAAGTTCTTCGACAAAAATAGCACCGCGTTGTTTTAGCCCCTCAACAACAAAGCGGTTGTGTACCACTTCATGACGAACGTAGATCGGTGGCTGGTACATTTCGAGTGCGCGCTCGACAATGCTGATCGCACGATCAACACCGGCACAAAAGCCACGAGGGTTAGCTAACATTATTTTCATTTCATTGCTCATCATTTACCGCGGTACTAAGGTTGTTTCTATAGAGTTCGCCGTCGGCGAGGCTCGCATTCTACAGTGAAGCGCCTAGACAGTGAAGCTCTGGGTGACATCACAGCTGTAAGGTGATGTTAGTCGACAGATAAGATATTGACGTCAAACGTAACATCTTGGCCTGCTAGTGGGTGATTAAAATCAACCGTCACAGAATCGCCAGCGATCTCAGTGATAATACCTGGGATTTCCATACCGTCAGGGCCAGAAAATGCCATGATAGTGCCCACTTCAACCTCAGAGTCACCAACAAATTTAGCACGATCCATATGGTGGATATGATCTGGGTTAGGCATACCAAACGCATCTTTCGCTTTTAGGTCGATAGACTTTTCAGTACCTGCTTCAAGCCCAAGTAAGCACGCTTCAAAGTTCTCGCTTAGGCTACCATCTCCCATCACGAACTTCGCCGGTTTGCCCATATTTTCGGTACTATCGGCAACTGAACCATCCTT encodes:
- the btsR gene encoding two-component system response regulator BtsR gives rise to the protein MLKALVIDDELFAREELIELLTETGEVEVIGQASNAIEGLKQINLLKPDVVYLDIQMPQVTGIELLSMLDPDTMPYVVFVTAYDQYAIQAFEDNAFDYLLKPVEPCRLNKSVSRLNKVVKQNQKAPEQNVASIAPSRLEQIPCIGHNRIVIMASQSVECAYSDISGVHVRCSSQTATSQLTLKILEEKTDLIRCHRQYLINIKSIQEIKLLENGLAEILTLTGFEVPVSRRYLKTLKEQLGIQ
- the ispH gene encoding 4-hydroxy-3-methylbut-2-enyl diphosphate reductase, with translation MSNEMKIMLANPRGFCAGVDRAISIVERALEMYQPPIYVRHEVVHNRFVVEGLKQRGAIFVEELSEVPDDNIVIFSAHGVSQAVRKEAKERELTVFDATCPLVTKVHMEVARASRKHMEVVLIGHAGHPEVEGTMGQYASQTGGMYLVEKPEDVQNLVVNDPTNLHYVSQTTLSVDETADVIEELRRVFPEIQGPRKDDICYATQNRQDAVREMANDVDVVIVVGSKNSSNSTRLKELAEKLGTPGYLTDCPEDIQTEWVEGKKKIGVTAGASAPEELVNQILDRIRELGATDVEEIQGREENMFFEVPKELQIKQVD
- the fkpB gene encoding FKBP-type peptidyl-prolyl cis-trans isomerase; translation: MAAIKNDSAVTLHFTIKMKDGSVADSTENMGKPAKFVMGDGSLSENFEACLLGLEAGTEKSIDLKAKDAFGMPNPDHIHHMDRAKFVGDSEVEVGTIMAFSGPDGMEIPGIITEIAGDSVTVDFNHPLAGQDVTFDVNILSVD